The following DNA comes from Hordeum vulgare subsp. vulgare chromosome 3H, MorexV3_pseudomolecules_assembly, whole genome shotgun sequence.
AAAATTAGTTAGTTATACATATACAACATCTATTGAAGATGTTCTAAGTGGTAGAAAACGATTCACGCATAAAGAAATTCCTGGCTGGGCCAGCCCATGCAGTAGGGGCGTCCTATACTCCGCTCCTCATGCTGGAAGAACACGCAGCACGCCCGGTTGCACCTGTCCATGTCTGAATGGCCTGCTTTTTAAATTTCGTTTGTTTATTTTCATTGTTCTTTTCTGTTTtcatctactttaaataatttttgaCTTACGGAAATttccaaaaactaaaaaaaatacttttttgaaataacatgtttaataaatcaaaaaatgtttgtgatttaAAAATGTTCGCAATTTTGTACAAACTGTTTCCTTACTAAAAAAATATTTGAAATATTAAAAAGAAATATTCgccaaataaataataataatacttTTTAGAAAATTTCTTTATTAACAAATATTAGTTAAATTGTATAAATTTTGCAAATTCAAAGATTATTCATGGATGgaaaaatatcctaaaaattAAAATATTGTTCATGACTTATAAAATAGTTTATTCATTCATAAAATGTTCCCAGATACAAAAATTGGCAAtgcatttgaaaaaatgtttttcaatcaaaaaatgttcctgaatttcaaattttgtttcaccaatttccaaaaaatgttcattGATTCTAGAAATATTTGCCGATTCAAGAAATGTTGAAAAATGTttagaatttcaaaaaatgtttgcaaatattataaaatgttcatgaattaaaAAATGTTTGATAATTTTTATGAGTTTTcacgaatttgaaaaatgttcacgcTTTGAAATATGTGCACGAGTATAAAAAATGTACATGATTTTAAAAATGGCTCATGATTTTACGAAATTGAGAATGATAGTGTATTTCGATGATGCAGTAAAATATGATCTTGGTCATTGAAGATTATGATTTTTGTTGttccgttgcaatgcacgggcccttttgctagctaaaataaaagaaaacaaggaAGAAAACTATACAAtggaattacaacaacaacaacaacaaagggaAAACAGGAACTATCTAAATGCAGTGATCCTCGACGATGTTGATATAAGCAGATGATACTTGCTTAAACACACTATAGAAACGGTGTTGATGAACGAACTTCATCGTTTAATCACTTTATACATTATTTAATCAACAGTACAAAATTACATTCTTGTATCAAGCTAACATCCCAAACAGGTAGGTAAATACCTCCTCCGTCTTAaaaaaaatgactcaactttgtattTACTTTGGACTAATATAAAGTTAagtcatttatttattttgaaacggaagGGAGTATGTGGTATTCGACGACACTGAAACTGATATGGAAATAAGCAATAAGCCTCATATTAGGATATACCACCCTCATACCTAGCGAATTTTCCTACACACGCCACGGCAGGAAAAAGTGGATTATGGCGATCAATGGGAGCACGTATCTTAAGGCAAAGCCGTGCTCGATCAGAGCTGTGGAAACGCCTCACAATCTTCGGTTTTACGCTTATATAAGTATAAGCTCTTGATGGAAGAAACGTTGTTGATGAGCGGCCGTCAATTAGTTCCCTTGCTTTGCTTAGCAGCACAGCTTGGCGCGCAAGTCAGCCGCGTCCACCTCCTTGGCGGCGCCCGACGGCCGGTAGTAACCGGTCACCGGGTCCGGCACCCACGCCGCCTTCTCGGCGCCAGCGCCCACGTCCTTCCTGGCCGCCATTGCGCTCTTCGCCGCGACGGCGGTCTTCTCCTCGGCAGCGGGGCTCCTCCCGGCTCCCTTCGCCATGGCCGCGGCCGCAGAGTAGCCCCTCCTGCACGGGCAACGTCAACAAAGAACCATCAGTACAGATACAGAGCTACACCACGAGACATGGCGTGAAACAACACCAGACATAGCATGGATCTAACTGCATCTCGTATCACGGCAAAGATTGCAAACCTTTGTGCGAGGAGGCTGGCACAGCGCGATGCAACCCTCTCCATGGGTATCCTGCTCTTCTCTTCTGTTTCCTCTCGCTGTGCTCGTATCTCCTTGTAAAAAAATGCCTCTAGAATTATGCGCGATGTGAGGATGAAGCGTGCAGAGAGGGCCTTGTTATATAGACCGGGAAGAGAAGCTAGAGCTCGAACTCTGAGAGCCACGGACGCACTGCATTGCGAAGGCTCATGGAAGACGGCCATACGTTTACCGAATCAGAGGTCGTTCGGCACGCGTAGGCCGACGTGCGGGGCCGCGGCGACGGGGAACCTGGACCGGTCTCGGGAATCCGTGGCGGCCAAGCTGGCCATGTGTTGCGGACCAATTCGCTGGCCAACCAACCGGGGGAAAAGGCCACGACAGCTTTCGAGCCTTCGCTCGCCAGGAATGGAATTTCGACCGGTTTTTTGTATTGTCGTGGCCACCGTTCAAAGGTTCCTTCGTTCGGCGCGCCAGCACGGATCGCACGCCGAACCGGCATGCAGGTCCATTCAATGTTGCCTCCAAAGGTTCGGCGTCACGCTCGAACAGATGCTACGGCCTAAGATGTCATGTGTCACCAAAAAGCATCGTAGTAGTATGTGCTTTTATTCGGTGCGCCGTGCGCGCCCGCGCGAGTATGCGGCGCCCAATTAACGGTTTGTTTGTGAGACATCCAAAATGTTTGGCCACTGCACGGCCGGGGAGTTCCTCGACTTGTTCTTTTACCGTCTGTTTGGTAGCATTCCTAATCTAGTATGATTGTTAATATAGATATATCGAGTACATGCATTTGTTGTTATTTGGTAAtgatgtactcccttcgtttttaaatataaggtgtattttttTTCAGTCAAACTTCTCTAATTTGACCAAGTTTATGGATAAAAATATCAATGTTTAGAATACAAAATTATTATCACTAGATTAACCATGAAATATACTTTTATATTTTGTATTTTTAGTATTGTACATGTTTATATACTTTCCTATAAACTTGATAAAAGATAGACATCATTTGACTTTTTAAAAAACTAATACACTTTATattaaggaacggagggagtatgtgctaAGACATGTTAAGTTGACACTCTCTTTGGCACCTTGTATTTCTTTAGACATGTTGGTCCATGATGTAGCAACCGATATTTTCAAACAAGTGAACAAAACACTTAAAAATGTGAATAATTTTTTGAAACATGAAAGAAGTAAAACATAAATGAAAAATTAAACTTTTTTAAAATTCTAaagttttttctgaaaatttaaacaattttataattttaaaaaattaaacaaattttgaaatgtgaacattttttggaaaaacaGAAAATTTAAAAATTCTAAACATTTTACGAAAATttaaacaaaatttgaaattctgtacattttttaaaatttaaacATATTTTGAAAATCTCAACATTTTCCTAAAATTTTAAATAATTCTAAATATCTggacattttttttaaatttgaacaaaatttgaaagtcTAAATATTTTTTGGTATTCTGAATATTTTCTGAAAATTAAATTATTTTTTCAAAATCCTGAACATTATTTGAAACACATTGTCGCTCGCTTTGCTCATACATGCTGACCAGCAAACAGTTGTTGGGGTGTTCTCTCTTCGTGCATGCTAAGAGGATATTTGGGATGATGTCGTGCATGCTCACGAGACCCCGTGGAGGCTACCAAACACCTAAAATGGATTGAAGAGGGAATTTTTGAGCTCATGCACCCTCCATGCACCCTATCAAACACACCCTTAGACGCTCACACGCACGGGGCGGATCGACCGCATTCAGAGCCATTGGATCCATGATACCCATCCGATTTAGCCGTGTGAGTTGTTTAGTGCGACCAATCTATTTGCAACATGTGTCATGTTGTCGCGGCATGATTCATGTTGCATTCGAAAAAACATGTGCGTCTTTATATCATTCTGTTATCTAGCCATGTTTATAACATGAGTCATGTTGCGTTCATCGGTTGCAACAGGACTCATGTCGCCCTCGGTAAAACATTCGTGGTTGTCCACCATTGCTTTATCTGGCCATGTTTGTAACATGAGACTTATGTTGTGCTCGATAAAACATTCGTGGTTATTCACCATTGTTTTATCTGGCCATATATGTAACATGAGACTTATATTGTGCTCGGTAAAATATTCGTGGTCGTCCCCACCGTCTTATATGACCACGTTTGTAACATGATACTTATGTTGCACTCGTTGGTTGCAATATCAACCATGCTGCGCTCGAAGAAAAATGTGACCGTTCATCACCCTATTATTCGACCATGTTTTCCAAAATGAGTCGTGTTGTTCTCGTTGGTTGCAACATAACCTATGTAACGTTACGTACCAAAGCGTTCACAACACGAGTCATTTTGTCATCGTAATATACAACCCCAATGACCTATGCAACCCATCGCACACCAGTGAGCACCCCCTCCGCACTAGTTGACGCATGCGGCTTCTACGAGATCCCGGTTGAAACACTAGCagttgatactcgtgatctgcgttgggttttccgtgcagAGGAACGGGTTgtcgcagcacaaagtgggtaagtatttccctcagttaagagatAAAGGTttttcaaaccaataggaatatcaacaacaaccatcttcagcggctgcacacaaaagaacaaacaacttgcatccaacgcgggcaagagggttgtcaatcctcttgtcttgttatttgcaagcaataaacaacttgcatccaatgcgggcaagagggttgtcaatcctctcgtcttgttatttgcaagcaagtgaagtgtgtagataattatagatagcaaaataaaaagaaaacaaataaatgacagcaaggtattgaaggtttaatCAATATGTTGTCAATAGACCCGagagccatagctttccctagtgacatctctcatgacaaatagcatacgatgggtaaaaaaTTACTATTggaaaattgatagaaaagcagatagttatgcgatattcacggcaatgatcatctgtacatgggcatcacgtccataaacaaataggcggactcatgcctgcacctattactattactccactcgtcgaccgctatccatcatgcatctagagtattaagtaaaacagagtaatgcatggagtaagatggcatgacgtagacaaagtaaactcaagcaatatgaataaaccccctcATTTTAtcgttagtagcagcaacacaaagaatcatcttgtcccctttttgtcacttggatatagaaattcgtcaggttgaacctactacaatgcacctctctcaccgaagaaatatcaatctagttggtcaaactatttcaatagatgagagagaattacgaagctatcataatcatgaacattaaaatatataagtattcagaaaagtctcaaatatttatcatgaataatctgaatataaacccgcaattcatcggatcccaacaagcgCACCGCACAAAAGTGAATTACATcgtgtggatcaaagcgaagatgtgatgatcattgtattgaagatcaaaagagagagagagagattgccatctaggtactgccacagacccgtaggtctgtggtaaactactcacacatcatcgtgaggtgctgatgcaacaaaagaccttccaaaggcgccagaaacacgtgctgacgggagactgttcttgatactcctcagcaacggcaccaggaatccttctgctacggctacgcctttagggacttcctaggcaaatatgcaaaggatttccctatggccttggagccttgcgttggtgttccctcgaagcggaaagggtgatgtagcgcagcggtggtaagtatttccctcggttttgagaaccaaggtatcgatccagtgaaggagtatcacaagtacctgcacaaacacaaaaagcttgctcccaacgctatgaagggcttgtcaatcccttatagattgtttgccaagtgagaactgaaagcaacaaagtaacaaagcaaagtaaaagcgaaggtgtaaacgataggtgtgaatagacccgggggccgtagtgtttactagtggcttctctcatgaaagcaagtagacggtgggtgaacgaattactgtcgagcaattggtagaaccgcgcaaagtcgtgacgtcatctatggcaatgattatatctataagcatcacgtccaaaacaagtagaccgatactttctgcatctactactattactccacacgtcgatggctatccagcatgcatctagtgtattaagtccaaaagaacagagtaacgccttaagcaagatgacatgatgtagatggacaatctcatatctacgacaaagcccaccttgttacccttgatggcaactacacgatgtgtgccttgctgcccctactatcactcggaaaggtcaccacgcggtaataacccaaaaccaagcacttctcccattgcaagaatcatagatctagttggccaaacaaaacccaagactcggagagacttacaaggatatcaaatcatgcatataagaaatcagcaaagactcaaatatataacatagataatctgatcacaaatccacaattcatcggatctcgacaaacacaccgccaaagaggattacatcggatagatctccatgaagatcatgaagaactttgtattgaagatccaagagagagaagaagccatctagctactaactacgaacccgtaggtctgaagtgaactactcacgagtcattggaggggcgatgatgttgatgaagaagccctccaactccaaagtcccctccagcagggcaccgggaagggtctccagatgagatctcgcagaaacggaagcttccggcggcggaaaagtgttttcgtggacgccgtgattttttctggaagggcatatataggccaaatacctagggcaggggagcgccagggaggccacaatcttggttgccgcggcctccccccccttgccgtggcaacaaggcttgtgggctccctgtgggcccacttgcttggccctcaagcctcctgatattcttccgttctggaaacaatcattttggggattttattccgtttggactccgttccaaaatcagatctgaaaagtgtcaaaaacacagaaaaaacaggaactggcacttggcactgagttaataagttagtaccaaaaaagatataaaaggtaaacaaaacattcaaagttgacaagataacattgtgaaaccatcaaaaattatagatacatttgagacgtatcacgagggcagcaaggttgatgaagaggccctacatgatagatccccctccgacacggtgctggaacggagctccagatggccaccCATCATAACAGAGACTTGCGAtgtcgtaaaaagtgtttcgggattccccgtagtgtttttagggtagatgagatcttATAAGacaaagaacggagtcgggagggccacaggggaggcacaagctatcaggaCACCCCCaggtcgtgccctgatggcttgtgggcccctcgtgaggcctccagccttcttctatGCTTGTTGGTCTTCTCTTGGTCccataaaaaaatttaaaaagtttcagggcaattggactttgtttggtatggaaaacctgaaaagtgaaaaacacacagaaaacaacaactagcacttggcattgggtcaataggttagtgcttaaaaataatataaaatggtcaataaataccccaaaagtattctagaatgataatatattaggatggaacaatcaaaattatagatacgttggaaacgtatcaacaACCACCAACAAAGTTGAATCGGTCTCAAGAAGCATTGATTATTGGCTTTGGAGCACACCCACTAGCACCGCCAGCACGGTCGTTGGGCGAAGGATTGCAATAGGACCTTATAACAAAAGGCTCCCCTCCAACACCTCCGAGCAGTGTCCTTGCAGCGGTATAACAGAACAACCATCAAAACCGCCAATTGTGGTATTTTGATGACATACCGATGGGGTTGCATTGAAAGAAAGACCTTCTCCGATCGCGAGTCATGCAGCCACACCGTTCTATACTACGGCACTCTCCGAGCGGCATACTTGCAACAACAGCCTCAAGCCAAGCGACGATTACTAGCCCATCAGTGCGATGGGGGCAGGCAATTAATGGGTGCGACAAGATGTGAGAGGATGAGAGTGATACAACCCATACCTAGAGGAATAAGAATTGGTGAATGTTACATTGGAGTCTCCATTTATTACATCAAAAAATCTATTCCACTCGAGTCTCTTCTTTCTACGGTGTGATGGCGCACTCCTCCCCCTTAGCCAGGGTGATCctcctaaccccccccccccccccctccctagCCACCGGCTCTTGC
Coding sequences within:
- the LOC123440603 gene encoding protein SENESCENCE-ASSOCIATED GENE 21, mitochondrial-like → MERVASRCASLLAQRRGYSAAAAMAKGAGRSPAAEEKTAVAAKSAMAARKDVGAGAEKAAWVPDPVTGYYRPSGAAKEVDAADLRAKLCC